In Moorella sp. Hama-1, a single genomic region encodes these proteins:
- a CDS encoding alpha-hydroxy-acid oxidizing protein, with translation MPANLASIRERARVLLQGICHVCPVCDGRRCPTGVPGMGGIGSGAAFRNNIAALAARQVNLRVLHDRKDQNLGLRLFGQKLAFPILGAAVAGARVNFQGRLAEAELTRSFVQGAAEAGSLSFTGDGPVPELMDAGLKAITEAGGRGIPVIKPREDTEIISLIRRAEAAGAPAVAIDVDAAGLVNMTRAGQLVEPKTVAQVAGLAKETSLPLILKGIMTVADARAAVEGGAAAIIVSNHGGRALDHTPGTAAVLPEIAAAVGEKLIVLADGGIRSGVDVLKMLALGARAVLVGRPLAIAALGGGPAGVKLQLEALADDLAVAMRLTGCGDLGDIGPQVLRL, from the coding sequence ATGCCGGCGAATCTGGCATCTATCCGCGAGCGGGCCCGGGTGCTGCTGCAGGGTATCTGTCACGTCTGCCCGGTATGCGACGGCCGGCGCTGCCCGACCGGGGTGCCGGGAATGGGGGGCATTGGTAGCGGGGCGGCCTTCCGCAATAATATCGCCGCCCTGGCGGCCCGGCAGGTCAACCTGCGGGTCCTTCACGACCGCAAGGACCAGAACCTGGGTCTCCGGCTCTTCGGCCAGAAATTGGCCTTTCCCATCCTGGGGGCGGCCGTGGCCGGCGCTCGGGTCAACTTCCAGGGCCGCCTGGCCGAGGCCGAACTGACGCGGTCCTTTGTCCAGGGGGCGGCCGAGGCCGGCAGCCTCTCCTTTACCGGTGACGGTCCCGTCCCGGAACTTATGGACGCCGGTTTAAAGGCTATCACCGAGGCCGGCGGGCGAGGCATCCCGGTAATCAAGCCCCGGGAAGATACGGAGATCATCAGCCTTATCCGCCGGGCTGAAGCAGCCGGTGCCCCGGCCGTGGCCATTGATGTCGACGCCGCCGGCCTGGTGAATATGACCCGGGCCGGGCAGCTGGTAGAGCCGAAAACAGTGGCGCAGGTTGCCGGCCTGGCAAAGGAGACCTCCCTGCCCCTTATCCTGAAGGGCATTATGACCGTGGCCGACGCCCGGGCCGCTGTGGAGGGCGGGGCGGCGGCCATCATTGTCTCCAATCACGGCGGCCGCGCCCTGGATCATACCCCGGGGACGGCGGCGGTATTGCCGGAGATTGCGGCGGCGGTGGGAGAAAAGCTAATCGTCCTGGCGGACGGCGGCATACGTTCCGGGGTGGACGTCCTGAAGATGCTGGCTCTAGGCGCCCGGGCGGTCCTGGTGGGCCGGCCCCTGGCCATCGCCGCCCTGGGAGGCGGTCCGGCCGGGGTCAAGCTCCAGCTGGAGGCCCTGGCCGACGACCTGGCCGTGGCCATGCGCCTGACCGGCTGCGGCGACCTGGGGGATATAGGGCCGCAGGTCCTACGGTTGTAA
- a CDS encoding AbrB/MazE/SpoVT family DNA-binding domain-containing protein, producing MSYVARISRKGWVVIPKELRRRYNISPGAKVVFAERDGSLFLTPVPPDPIASGKGLLRGYPLVETLLAHRKEEVKHEEIRF from the coding sequence ATGTCCTATGTTGCCCGCATATCCCGTAAAGGTTGGGTAGTTATACCCAAAGAGCTGCGCCGGCGCTATAATATTAGCCCCGGGGCAAAAGTTGTGTTTGCTGAAAGAGACGGTAGCTTATTCCTTACTCCAGTCCCGCCAGATCCCATTGCCTCAGGCAAAGGACTACTTCGGGGTTATCCGCTGGTAGAAACCCTCCTAGCCCATCGAAAAGAAGAGGTAAAACATGAAGAAATACGTTTTTGA